From a region of the Panicum virgatum strain AP13 chromosome 2K, P.virgatum_v5, whole genome shotgun sequence genome:
- the LOC120672583 gene encoding ERI1 exoribonuclease 2-like — protein sequence MLRPSAAAAFRSADPAARGAMALQQQHSLPRSTTAAQGMRCLPSTTAAFRPANPAARGAMAQRQSLAPPTTAAQGKHHHSSATASRPTGPAARGAMEFDYFVVIDFEATCERDSRIYPQEIIEFPAVLVDAATGGLVSSFRTYVRPRHHPRLTEFCSELTGIRQDQVDGGVDLEQALAMHDAWLKEAGAAKDRLAVVTWGDWDCRTMLEFECSFKCLTKPSYFNQWVNLRIPFEEVFGAGRRNLQEAVAEAGLQWNGRLHCGLDDARNTAYLLAELMRRGATISITGSLAPPPQSEPEPQPQPQPQQPPVNRSFSSCFSGAVAADCYCYCYCYCGMAIRRGVMATPGPMQGHCFYICGNWTPSLGPVCPFFVWAA from the coding sequence ATGctccgcccctccgccgccgcagctttcCGATCTGCAgatccggcggcgcgcggagccatggcgttgcagcagcagcacagccTGCCTCGCTCAACTACTGCAGCGCAAGGGATGCGCTGCCTCCCCTCCACCACAGCTGCGTTCCGCCCAGCAaatccggcggcgcgcggcgccatGGCTCAGCGGCAGAGCCTTGCTCCCCCAACCACTGCGGCGCAAGGAAAGCACCACCACTCATCCGCTACAGCGTCTCGGCCGACAggtccggcggcgcgcggcgccatGGAGTTCGATTACTTCGTAGTCATCGACTTCGAGGCCACCTGCGAGCGAGATTCAAGAATCTACCCGCAGGAAATTATCGAGTTTCCTGCGGTCCTCGTCGACGCCGCCACTGGAGGCCTCGTCTCATCGTTCCGCACATACGTGAGGCCTCGGCACCACCCGCGCCTCACCGAATTCTGTTCCGAGCTGACGGGAATCCGGCAAGACCaggtcgacggcggcgtggaCCTTGAGCAGGCGCTGGCGATGCACGACGCGTGGCTGAAGGAGGCGGGCGCCGCCAAGGACCGCCTGGCCGTCGTCACTTGGGGTGATTGGGACTGCCGCACAATGCTTGAGTTTGAATGCAGCTTCAAGTGCCTCACCAAGCCGTCCTACTTCAACCAGTGGGTCAACCTCAGGATCCCCTTCGAAGAAGTGTTCGGCGCTGGGCGGCGCAACCTTCAGGAGGCAGTCGCAGAGGCGGGTCTGCAGTGGAACGGCCGCCTACACTGCGGCCTCGACGATGCCCGCAACACGGCGTACCTCCTCGCAGAGCTGATGCGGCGAGGGGCGACCATCTCTATCACCGGCTCTCTGGCGCCACCACCTCAGTCAGAGCCAGAGCCGCAGccacagccgcagccgcagcagcctCCAGTGAATCGTAGCTTTAGCTCGTGCTTCAGTGGCGCTGTTGCCGCAGactgctactgctactgctactgctactgcGGCATGGCTATCCGAAGAGGGGTGATGGCCACGCCGGGGCCAATGCAAGGGCACTGCTTTTACATCTGTGGCAATTGGACACCATCTTTGGGGCCGGTGTGCCCTTTCTTTGTCTGGGCGGCCTGA